A section of the Subtercola frigoramans genome encodes:
- a CDS encoding BMP family lipoprotein, protein MSMTKRRIALGGLATIASVALLAGCASAPATSTSTPTASAIAGFKPCMVSDLGGFDDKSFNQLGYEGLTEAAAALGVKPITVQSNAETDYAPNIDSLVSQNCTLIVTVGFALSAATVTAALANPTVDFAIIDDAADNDFNGKTDAPNIKPILFDTAQAAFLAGYASASYSKAGKVATYGGMNFPTVTIFMDGFAQGVSYFNSQKGKSVAVLGYDPANPDAATFTGGFEANDTAKTTAQNFIDQGADVLLPVGGPIFQSAGAAITDSKKDVALLGADADVFNTFPTYADLYLTSVLKGIKQATGDVVNQAATASTFDVTPYIGNLKNDGVGIAPFHNFASKVDPALQSELDTIKAGIISGTIPVKSYLSK, encoded by the coding sequence TTGAGCATGACCAAACGTCGCATCGCCCTCGGCGGCCTGGCAACGATCGCCAGCGTGGCACTTCTCGCGGGGTGCGCTTCGGCACCGGCCACCTCGACCAGCACCCCGACCGCCAGCGCGATTGCCGGGTTCAAGCCCTGCATGGTCTCCGACCTCGGCGGGTTCGACGACAAGTCGTTCAACCAGCTGGGCTACGAAGGCCTCACCGAGGCGGCGGCCGCGCTCGGTGTCAAGCCGATCACCGTGCAGTCGAACGCAGAGACCGACTACGCGCCGAACATCGACAGCCTCGTCTCCCAGAACTGCACCCTGATCGTGACCGTCGGCTTCGCGCTGTCTGCCGCAACGGTGACCGCGGCGCTGGCGAACCCGACCGTCGATTTCGCCATCATCGATGACGCCGCCGACAACGACTTCAACGGAAAGACCGATGCTCCGAACATCAAGCCGATCCTGTTCGACACGGCGCAGGCCGCCTTCCTCGCAGGCTACGCTTCGGCGAGTTACAGCAAGGCCGGCAAGGTCGCGACGTACGGTGGCATGAACTTCCCGACCGTCACGATCTTCATGGACGGCTTCGCGCAGGGTGTCAGCTACTTCAACAGCCAGAAGGGCAAGTCGGTCGCTGTTCTGGGCTATGACCCGGCCAACCCCGACGCTGCCACCTTCACCGGTGGCTTCGAGGCGAACGACACCGCCAAGACCACGGCCCAGAACTTCATCGACCAGGGTGCAGACGTTCTGCTTCCCGTCGGTGGCCCCATCTTCCAGAGTGCCGGTGCCGCGATCACCGACTCCAAGAAGGATGTCGCGCTTCTGGGTGCTGACGCCGACGTGTTCAACACCTTCCCGACCTACGCCGACCTGTACCTCACCTCGGTGCTCAAGGGCATCAAACAGGCCACCGGTGACGTCGTCAACCAGGCCGCCACGGCGAGCACGTTCGACGTCACGCCGTACATCGGCAACCTGAAGAACGACGGCGTCGGCATTGCGCCGTTCCACAACTTCGCCAGCAAGGTCGACCCGGCTCTCCAGAGCGAGCTCGACACGATCAAGGCCGGGATCATCTCGGGCACGATCCCGGTGAAGTCCTACCTCAGCAAGTAG
- a CDS encoding BMP family lipoprotein, translating into MKSRLRTVSLLSIVAAAALVLAGCSPAPAPATSSASAYCARMVTNSGGIDDRSFNQSSWAGLQAAEKNAGISAEVLVSTNETDLAPNVEQAVGSGCQFVLTVGYELTAATTEQAAGHPDTHFAIVDDQITAPNVKSILFDTAQASFLAGYLAAGVTQTGKVATFGGGNQPPVTLFMDGFVDGVAKYNAVHGTSVQALGWDKAAQDGVFTGDFEDVNKGKTVTQAFIDQGADVILPVAGQVGEGAAAAALESGRTRLIWVDNDGYETLSAEYKPILLTSVMKKTGDAVEKIVTDDSKGTFESSPYIGTLANGGVDIAPFHDLASSVPAELSTELDGLRADIVAGSLVVSSPSQPK; encoded by the coding sequence ATGAAGAGCCGCCTGAGAACCGTCAGCCTGTTGTCGATCGTGGCTGCGGCCGCCCTGGTGCTTGCCGGATGCTCGCCGGCACCTGCACCAGCGACTTCGTCTGCAAGCGCCTACTGCGCCCGCATGGTGACCAACTCGGGTGGAATCGACGACCGTTCGTTCAACCAGTCGAGCTGGGCCGGGCTCCAGGCCGCCGAGAAGAATGCCGGTATCTCGGCCGAGGTGCTGGTCTCGACGAACGAGACCGACCTGGCACCCAACGTGGAGCAGGCGGTGGGCAGTGGTTGCCAATTCGTTCTGACGGTGGGCTACGAGCTGACAGCGGCGACGACCGAACAGGCGGCCGGGCATCCTGACACGCATTTCGCCATTGTGGACGACCAGATCACGGCGCCGAACGTCAAGTCGATTCTGTTCGACACCGCGCAGGCCTCGTTCCTGGCGGGGTACCTGGCGGCCGGGGTGACGCAGACCGGTAAGGTCGCGACCTTCGGGGGCGGAAACCAGCCGCCCGTGACGCTGTTCATGGACGGCTTCGTGGACGGGGTGGCGAAGTACAACGCCGTGCACGGCACATCGGTGCAGGCGCTCGGCTGGGACAAGGCGGCACAGGACGGCGTGTTCACGGGTGACTTCGAAGACGTCAACAAGGGCAAGACCGTCACCCAGGCCTTCATCGACCAGGGCGCCGATGTGATTCTGCCTGTCGCGGGGCAGGTGGGCGAGGGTGCTGCCGCTGCCGCGCTCGAATCGGGTCGCACCAGGCTCATCTGGGTCGACAACGATGGGTACGAAACGTTGTCGGCCGAGTACAAGCCGATTCTGCTCACAAGTGTGATGAAGAAGACGGGGGATGCGGTCGAGAAGATCGTCACCGACGACTCGAAGGGCACATTCGAGAGTTCTCCGTACATCGGAACGCTGGCCAACGGCGGCGTCGACATTGCGCCGTTCCACGACTTGGCCAGCAGCGTTCCGGCGGAGTTGTCGACCGAACTCGACGGGCTGCGGGCAGACATCGTGGCGGGATCCCTCGTCGTTTCGTCGCCCAGCCAGCCGAAATAG
- a CDS encoding mannose-1-phosphate guanylyltransferase — translation MAASDDLLDRFYSVIPAGGIGSRLWPLSRADAPKFLHDLSGSGQSLLRDTWDRLVPLSGEHRIMVVTGRAHRAAVEKQLPGLADANVVLESEPRESTAAIGLAAAILERREPGVIIGSFAADHVISQPERFREVVKQALVTADAGYITTIGITPTEPSIGFGYIHATKPLVVEGAPDAKIVDSFVEKPDLATAKKYVKSGSYLWNAGMFIARADTLLEQIGHSRPELLEGILKLAEAWDTPRRGAVVDQVWPELEKIAIDYTVAEPSALEGKLAVVPGNFTWDDVGDFASIAKLHSGGRKSELAILGKNARVLSDSSSGVVVSHSNRVISLIGVEDIVVVDTPDALLVTTSAHAQRVKAVVDALRLSGSGDVL, via the coding sequence ATGGCTGCATCTGACGACTTGCTCGACCGTTTCTACAGTGTGATTCCTGCGGGGGGCATCGGCTCCCGGTTGTGGCCGCTGTCGCGGGCCGACGCGCCGAAGTTCCTGCACGACCTGAGCGGGTCGGGGCAGAGCCTGCTGCGCGACACCTGGGACAGGCTGGTGCCCCTCTCTGGCGAGCACCGCATCATGGTCGTCACCGGGCGGGCGCACCGTGCCGCAGTCGAGAAGCAGCTTCCCGGTCTCGCCGATGCGAACGTGGTGCTCGAGAGCGAGCCGCGTGAATCGACGGCGGCCATCGGGCTGGCTGCGGCCATCCTCGAGCGGCGGGAGCCCGGCGTGATCATCGGCTCGTTCGCGGCCGACCACGTGATCAGCCAGCCGGAGCGTTTTCGTGAGGTCGTCAAGCAGGCGCTGGTGACCGCTGATGCGGGCTACATCACCACCATCGGCATCACGCCGACCGAGCCGTCGATCGGGTTCGGGTACATCCACGCCACGAAGCCGCTGGTCGTCGAGGGCGCACCCGACGCGAAGATCGTCGACAGCTTCGTCGAGAAGCCCGACCTCGCCACTGCCAAGAAGTACGTCAAGAGCGGTTCGTACCTCTGGAACGCGGGCATGTTCATCGCCCGCGCCGACACGCTGCTCGAGCAGATCGGCCACTCACGGCCAGAACTGCTGGAGGGCATCCTGAAGCTCGCCGAGGCCTGGGACACCCCTCGTCGCGGTGCCGTCGTCGATCAGGTCTGGCCCGAGCTCGAGAAGATCGCCATCGACTACACGGTCGCCGAGCCGTCGGCGCTCGAGGGCAAGCTCGCTGTCGTTCCCGGCAACTTCACCTGGGACGACGTGGGGGACTTCGCCTCGATCGCGAAGCTGCACTCCGGCGGCCGCAAGTCGGAACTCGCCATCCTCGGCAAGAACGCCCGCGTGCTCTCGGACTCGTCGAGCGGCGTCGTCGTCTCGCACAGCAACCGGGTGATCAGCCTGATCGGTGTCGAAGACATCGTCGTGGTCGACACCCCGGATGCCCTGCTCGTGACCACGAGCGCCCACGCCCAGCGGGTGAAGGCCGTCGTCGACGCGCTGCGCCTCTCGGGTTCTGGCGACGTTCTCTGA
- a CDS encoding glycosyltransferase family 4 protein: MRVAIVTESFLPTVNGVTNSVCKVLDYLRAHGHDAIVICPAAHAPSQYAGFPVYQVPAIAYREFPVGMPSLQVQRILANFTPDVVHAASPFLLGAQAIAAANRLRVPSVAIFQTDVAGYAQRNHLGPATKLAWRFVKWIHDGASLTLVPSTASMDDLQSLGVKRLERWARGVDLQAFHPNNRLRPDAAALRERLSPEGEIVVGYVGRIAPEKQLERLVQLAPLAKPRHENADGRRGLPGIRIVIVGDGPARGQIETLTRGMPVTFLGRLQGAELSAAYASFDIFVHTGTEETFGQTLQEAHAAGLPVVAPRAGGPIDLVDDGRTGYLFDPESAHELRDLVEDLLVSPLLRRRMGEAGRRAVLGRTWERVCDELMGHYKSVVDVPTLGTAGAHRARL, encoded by the coding sequence ATGCGGGTTGCGATCGTCACCGAAAGTTTTCTGCCCACCGTCAACGGAGTCACGAACAGCGTCTGCAAGGTGCTCGACTACCTGCGCGCGCACGGCCACGACGCCATCGTCATCTGCCCCGCCGCCCACGCGCCCTCGCAGTACGCCGGCTTCCCGGTCTATCAGGTACCTGCGATCGCCTACCGCGAGTTCCCGGTGGGCATGCCGAGCCTGCAGGTGCAGCGCATTCTTGCCAATTTCACCCCCGACGTGGTGCACGCAGCCTCTCCCTTCTTATTGGGCGCGCAGGCGATCGCCGCGGCGAATCGGCTCCGGGTGCCTTCGGTGGCGATCTTCCAGACCGACGTCGCCGGGTACGCCCAGCGCAACCACCTCGGGCCCGCCACGAAACTGGCCTGGCGTTTCGTCAAGTGGATCCACGATGGTGCGAGCCTCACGCTCGTTCCGTCGACGGCGTCGATGGATGATCTGCAGAGCCTCGGCGTGAAACGACTCGAGCGCTGGGCACGCGGCGTCGACCTGCAGGCGTTCCACCCGAACAATCGCCTGCGCCCCGATGCCGCGGCCCTCCGCGAGCGCCTCAGCCCCGAGGGCGAGATCGTGGTGGGCTACGTCGGCCGCATCGCGCCGGAGAAACAACTCGAGCGCCTCGTGCAACTTGCGCCGCTGGCGAAGCCTCGCCACGAGAACGCCGACGGGCGCAGGGGGCTGCCGGGCATCCGGATCGTCATCGTGGGCGACGGCCCTGCGCGTGGCCAGATCGAGACGCTCACCAGAGGCATGCCGGTCACGTTCCTCGGACGACTCCAGGGTGCGGAGCTCTCTGCCGCGTATGCGAGCTTCGACATCTTCGTGCACACAGGTACTGAGGAGACGTTCGGCCAGACCCTGCAGGAGGCCCACGCCGCGGGGTTACCGGTGGTTGCGCCCCGAGCCGGCGGACCGATCGACCTCGTCGACGACGGCAGGACCGGGTACCTCTTCGACCCCGAGAGTGCACACGAACTCCGCGACCTCGTCGAAGATCTGCTGGTCAGCCCGCTTCTTCGTCGGCGCATGGGCGAGGCGGGCAGGCGTGCTGTGCTCGGCCGCACCTGGGAACGCGTCTGCGACGAACTGATGGGGCATTACAAATCGGTTGTCGACGTGCCTACACTGGGCACAGCCGGTGCGCATCGGGCACGGTTGTAG
- the sdhC gene encoding succinate dehydrogenase, cytochrome b556 subunit: MPNEEASTLTVARSSSKRPAGTLYRGNTGMWSWVLHRITGVAIYFFLLVHVLDTAMIRVSPEAYDSVMSTYKNPLMGLGETALVIAIMFHAFNGIRIILIDFWSKGAKYQRVMFWIVIALWVIGTAGFAPIHLHNVFTEGQ, from the coding sequence GTGCCCAATGAAGAGGCAAGCACGCTCACCGTTGCCCGCAGCTCGTCGAAACGACCTGCAGGAACGCTGTACCGCGGCAATACCGGAATGTGGTCGTGGGTTCTGCACCGCATCACCGGTGTGGCCATCTACTTCTTTCTCCTCGTACACGTGCTCGACACGGCGATGATCCGCGTGAGCCCCGAGGCGTACGACTCGGTGATGAGCACGTACAAGAACCCGTTGATGGGTCTCGGTGAGACCGCGCTGGTCATCGCGATCATGTTCCATGCGTTCAACGGCATCCGGATCATCCTGATCGACTTCTGGAGCAAGGGCGCGAAATACCAGCGCGTCATGTTCTGGATCGTCATCGCTCTCTGGGTGATCGGCACCGCCGGGTTCGCCCCCATCCACCTCCACAACGTCTTCACGGAAGGCCAGTGA
- a CDS encoding succinate dehydrogenase hydrophobic membrane anchor subunit: protein MSAIIQSPRSPQTRSRKGGVNWEKWGWLYMRASGVLLLILIFGHLFVNLVLGEGIKGIDFAFVAGKYASPFWQVWDVVMLWLAMIHGSNGMRTIVNDYANNRTVRRILLAAIFVACVVLIVLGTLVVFTFDPCSTLIPADQALSFCPVP from the coding sequence ATGTCAGCGATCATCCAGTCACCACGAAGCCCGCAGACCCGCAGCCGCAAGGGCGGCGTCAACTGGGAGAAGTGGGGCTGGCTCTACATGCGGGCCTCCGGCGTGCTGCTCCTCATCCTGATCTTCGGGCACCTCTTCGTGAACCTGGTACTCGGCGAGGGCATCAAGGGAATCGACTTCGCCTTCGTCGCGGGTAAGTACGCGAGCCCGTTCTGGCAGGTCTGGGACGTCGTCATGCTGTGGCTGGCCATGATCCACGGTTCCAACGGCATGCGCACGATCGTGAACGACTACGCGAACAACCGCACGGTGCGCCGCATTCTGCTCGCGGCGATCTTCGTCGCCTGCGTGGTGCTCATCGTTCTCGGCACGCTCGTCGTCTTCACCTTCGACCCGTGCAGCACGCTCATCCCCGCCGACCAGGCGCTCTCGTTCTGCCCGGTCCCGTAA
- the sdhA gene encoding succinate dehydrogenase flavoprotein subunit has translation MTEYADGAVVDGVTYHQHDVIIVGAGGAGMRAAIEAGPKANTAVISKLYPTRSHTGAAQGGMAAALANVEEDNWEWHTFDTVKGGDYLVDQDAAEILAREAIDAVIDLENMGLPFNRTPEGKIDQRRFGGHTRDHGKAPVRRACYAADRTGHMILQTLYQNCVKHGINFFNEYYVLDLVMVEVDGVKRPAGVVAYELATGDLHVFQGKSVVFATGGFGKIFKTTSNAHTLTGDGVGIIWRKGLPLEDMEFYQFHPTGLAGLGILLSEAARGEGAILRNSEGERFMERYAPTIKDLAPRDIVARCMATEIREGRGGGPNKDWVYLDITHLEPAVIDAKLPDITEFARTYLGVEPYTEPVPVLPTAHYAMGGIPTNVKAEVLSDNDTIVPGLYAAGECACVSVHGSNRLGTNSLLDINVFGKRAGNNAVEYALTADFIELPDDPAKPIRELVEMLRTTQGTERMSDLRKELQVSMDRNAQVFRTEESLTEVTHVIEGLRERYKNVMVQDKGKRFNTDLLEAIELGFLLDLAEVTVYSALYRKESRGGHFREDYPNRDDENYMVHTMAYLTGDAHSADAGDHIKLETKPVVVTRYQPMERKY, from the coding sequence GTGACTGAATATGCAGACGGCGCCGTCGTAGACGGCGTGACCTACCACCAGCACGACGTCATCATCGTCGGCGCCGGTGGTGCCGGGATGCGCGCGGCGATCGAAGCCGGCCCCAAGGCCAACACCGCGGTGATCTCCAAGCTCTACCCCACCCGCTCACACACCGGCGCGGCGCAGGGTGGCATGGCAGCAGCGCTCGCGAACGTCGAGGAAGACAACTGGGAGTGGCACACCTTCGACACTGTCAAGGGAGGTGACTACCTCGTCGACCAGGATGCCGCAGAGATCCTGGCGCGCGAAGCCATCGACGCGGTCATCGACCTCGAGAACATGGGCCTGCCGTTCAACCGCACGCCTGAGGGCAAGATCGACCAGCGCCGCTTCGGCGGCCACACCCGCGACCACGGCAAGGCGCCCGTTCGCCGGGCCTGTTACGCCGCCGACCGCACCGGCCACATGATCCTGCAGACCCTGTACCAGAACTGCGTCAAGCACGGCATCAACTTCTTCAACGAGTACTACGTGCTCGACCTCGTCATGGTCGAGGTCGACGGAGTCAAGCGACCAGCGGGCGTCGTGGCCTACGAGCTCGCGACCGGCGACCTGCACGTCTTCCAGGGCAAGTCGGTCGTCTTCGCCACCGGCGGTTTCGGAAAGATCTTCAAGACGACCTCGAACGCGCATACCCTCACCGGTGACGGCGTCGGCATCATCTGGCGCAAGGGTCTTCCGCTGGAAGACATGGAGTTCTACCAGTTCCACCCGACGGGACTTGCGGGGCTGGGCATCCTGCTCTCTGAGGCCGCCCGCGGTGAAGGCGCCATTCTCCGCAACAGCGAGGGCGAGCGCTTCATGGAACGCTACGCACCCACCATCAAGGACCTGGCCCCGCGTGACATCGTCGCGCGCTGCATGGCGACCGAGATCCGCGAAGGTCGCGGCGGCGGCCCGAACAAGGACTGGGTCTACCTCGACATCACCCACCTCGAACCGGCCGTGATCGACGCGAAACTTCCCGACATCACCGAGTTCGCGCGCACCTACCTCGGCGTCGAGCCGTACACCGAGCCGGTGCCCGTGCTGCCGACCGCGCACTACGCGATGGGCGGCATCCCCACCAACGTCAAGGCGGAGGTGTTGAGCGACAACGACACCATCGTGCCCGGGCTCTACGCGGCCGGAGAGTGCGCCTGCGTCTCGGTGCACGGCTCGAACCGCCTCGGCACGAACTCGCTTCTCGACATCAACGTCTTCGGCAAGCGCGCCGGCAACAACGCGGTCGAGTACGCGCTCACCGCTGACTTCATCGAGCTGCCCGACGACCCGGCGAAGCCGATCCGCGAGCTCGTGGAGATGCTCCGTACCACCCAGGGCACCGAGCGCATGAGCGACCTGCGTAAAGAGCTCCAGGTGTCGATGGACCGCAACGCCCAGGTGTTCCGCACCGAGGAGTCGCTGACCGAGGTCACGCACGTGATCGAGGGGCTGCGCGAGCGGTACAAGAACGTCATGGTCCAAGACAAGGGCAAGCGGTTCAACACCGACCTTCTCGAAGCGATCGAACTCGGCTTCCTGCTCGACCTGGCCGAAGTGACCGTGTACTCCGCGCTCTACCGCAAGGAGAGCCGCGGCGGCCATTTCCGCGAGGACTACCCGAACCGCGACGACGAGAACTACATGGTGCACACCATGGCGTACCTCACAGGTGACGCGCACTCCGCCGATGCAGGCGACCACATCAAACTGGAAACCAAGCCGGTAGTGGTCACTCGCTACCAGCCCATGGAGAGGAAGTACTAG
- a CDS encoding succinate dehydrogenase iron-sulfur subunit, whose protein sequence is MATSTLDSPAPAAEAPIPTFTVTMMVRRFNPEVDEEPRWEDFDVELYPTDRVLDALHKIKWEQDGSLTFRRSCAHGVCGSDAMRINGRNRLACKTLMKDLDITKPVYVEAIKGLPLEKDLVVDMEPFFASYREVQPFLFANSKPEKERLQSAADRARFDDTTKCILCAACTSSCPVFWTDGQYFGPAAIVNAHRFIFDSRDEASSVRLDILNDKEGVWRCRTTFNCTDACPRGIQVTQAIAEVKQAIMFGKR, encoded by the coding sequence ATGGCAACATCGACGCTTGATTCCCCGGCACCCGCTGCCGAAGCCCCCATCCCCACCTTCACCGTCACCATGATGGTGCGCCGGTTCAACCCCGAGGTCGACGAAGAGCCGCGCTGGGAGGACTTCGACGTCGAGCTCTACCCGACAGACCGTGTGCTGGATGCCCTGCACAAGATCAAGTGGGAGCAAGACGGCTCGCTCACCTTCCGCCGCTCCTGCGCACACGGGGTCTGCGGCTCCGATGCGATGCGCATCAACGGCCGCAACCGCCTCGCCTGCAAGACCCTCATGAAGGACCTCGACATCACGAAGCCCGTGTACGTCGAGGCCATCAAGGGCCTGCCGCTGGAGAAGGACCTCGTCGTCGACATGGAGCCGTTCTTCGCGTCGTACCGCGAGGTGCAGCCGTTCCTGTTCGCCAACTCGAAGCCGGAGAAGGAGCGCCTGCAGTCGGCCGCCGACCGTGCACGCTTCGACGACACCACCAAGTGCATCCTGTGCGCCGCGTGCACCTCGTCGTGCCCCGTCTTCTGGACCGACGGGCAGTACTTCGGCCCGGCCGCGATCGTCAACGCGCACCGCTTCATCTTCGACTCGCGCGATGAGGCTTCGAGCGTTCGCCTCGACATCCTGAACGACAAGGAGGGCGTGTGGCGCTGCCGCACCACCTTCAACTGCACCGACGCGTGCCCCCGTGGCATCCAGGTCACCCAGGCCATCGCCGAGGTCAAGCAGGCCATCATGTTCGGCAAGCGTTAG
- a CDS encoding YihY/virulence factor BrkB family protein — MSTSDATRGAKRAKDPKPSEVVEKATAAADDGAAKTTGIAALIAWVMKLKIVRVFQNYGANGGPLLAAGMSYQAVFAIFAALAATFSIFGLALAANPQLQDAIIAQLNTSVPGLIGPDGAIKPDALTSATPALGWTGIIAVAGLIFTAVGFLGSTRSAIRLIFNLPGPKTNPVLLKLKDFGLALAFAVLLLISAGMSILSVSAIGFVFDLFGWDQKSIAGEILARVVGLLVVFVFDTVVVAGIYRVLSGVPIPWQQLIPGSAFAAAVMGVLKILGSSLLGGATSNPLLASFAVIIGILIWFNLICQVLLVFASWIEVSMNDAHIDPRMLTPEQLEAQALQAEADAHRQVLTAQRATAAAELEDARGLRRSRLRRTVKRLDVELEAESEAPAIDPASAQGVGGSR; from the coding sequence GTGAGCACATCAGACGCCACCCGGGGTGCCAAGCGCGCCAAAGATCCGAAACCGAGTGAGGTTGTCGAGAAGGCAACCGCTGCCGCCGACGACGGTGCGGCGAAAACGACCGGGATCGCTGCGCTGATCGCGTGGGTGATGAAGCTCAAGATCGTGAGGGTCTTCCAGAACTACGGGGCGAACGGCGGACCGCTGCTGGCCGCCGGAATGAGCTACCAGGCCGTGTTCGCGATCTTCGCGGCCCTGGCGGCGACGTTCTCGATCTTCGGATTGGCCCTGGCGGCGAACCCGCAGCTGCAGGATGCGATCATCGCCCAGCTCAACACGAGCGTGCCCGGCCTGATCGGCCCAGACGGGGCCATCAAGCCGGATGCCTTGACGAGCGCCACACCCGCACTCGGCTGGACCGGGATCATCGCTGTCGCAGGCCTCATCTTCACGGCTGTCGGCTTTCTCGGATCCACCCGCAGCGCAATCCGCCTGATCTTCAATCTGCCTGGCCCCAAGACGAACCCGGTGCTGCTGAAGCTCAAGGATTTCGGCCTCGCCCTCGCCTTCGCGGTGCTGCTCCTCATCTCCGCCGGCATGTCGATCCTCTCGGTGTCTGCGATCGGATTCGTTTTCGATCTCTTCGGCTGGGACCAGAAATCGATCGCCGGCGAGATTCTCGCCCGCGTCGTAGGACTCCTGGTGGTGTTCGTCTTCGACACCGTGGTCGTCGCCGGAATCTATCGTGTGCTTTCAGGAGTGCCGATTCCCTGGCAGCAGCTTATTCCCGGATCGGCATTCGCAGCCGCAGTCATGGGCGTGCTGAAGATTCTGGGCTCGTCTCTGCTCGGCGGTGCGACTTCCAACCCGCTCCTGGCCTCTTTCGCCGTGATCATCGGTATTCTCATCTGGTTCAACCTGATCTGCCAGGTGCTGCTGGTCTTCGCGTCATGGATCGAGGTCAGTATGAACGATGCGCACATCGACCCGCGGATGCTCACTCCCGAGCAGCTCGAAGCGCAGGCTCTCCAGGCCGAGGCCGACGCGCACCGACAAGTTCTCACTGCCCAGCGCGCCACGGCGGCTGCTGAACTCGAGGATGCGCGGGGGCTCCGCCGCTCTCGCCTCCGGCGCACAGTCAAACGACTCGATGTCGAATTGGAGGCTGAGAGCGAGGCCCCGGCAATCGACCCAGCAAGCGCGCAGGGTGTCGGGGGCTCTCGGTAG
- a CDS encoding exodeoxyribonuclease III gives MSSGSTRLRVASINTNGVRAAYRKGMGAWLDARGVDILAIQEVRAATEDLEGLLGPEWSILHDAATAKGRAGVALASRSKASIHRVSIGDEEFDSAGRWLEADYEVNGQIVTVVSAYVHSGEADTPKQVEKYKFLDGMTARLPELAAHSELVVVVGDLNVGHKTLDIKNWKGNVKRAGFLTKERAYFDRFFGEAGTVVEGVDGSKGPGLGWVDIGRRFAGEVDGPYTWWSQRGHAFDTDTGWRLDYQMATPALAERAVSYEVDRAASHAERWSDHTPVVVDYQI, from the coding sequence ATGAGTTCTGGTTCCACACGCCTGCGCGTCGCCTCGATCAACACCAATGGCGTGCGCGCCGCCTACCGCAAAGGCATGGGGGCGTGGCTGGATGCCCGGGGCGTCGACATTCTCGCGATCCAGGAGGTTCGTGCGGCCACCGAAGACCTCGAGGGGCTGCTCGGGCCTGAGTGGAGCATCCTGCACGATGCCGCGACGGCGAAGGGCCGGGCAGGGGTGGCGCTGGCGTCGCGCAGTAAGGCGAGCATCCACCGCGTGAGCATCGGCGATGAGGAGTTCGACAGCGCCGGGCGCTGGCTCGAGGCCGACTACGAGGTCAACGGACAGATCGTGACGGTCGTGAGTGCCTACGTGCACTCGGGCGAGGCCGATACGCCGAAACAGGTCGAGAAGTACAAGTTCCTCGACGGCATGACCGCGCGGCTGCCCGAACTGGCGGCGCACAGCGAGCTTGTGGTGGTTGTGGGTGACCTAAACGTCGGGCACAAGACCCTCGACATCAAGAACTGGAAGGGCAACGTCAAGCGTGCCGGGTTCCTGACCAAGGAGCGCGCCTACTTCGACCGGTTCTTCGGCGAGGCGGGCACCGTGGTCGAGGGCGTCGATGGCAGCAAGGGCCCCGGGCTCGGCTGGGTCGACATCGGCCGGAGGTTTGCCGGCGAGGTCGACGGGCCGTACACGTGGTGGTCGCAGCGTGGTCACGCCTTCGACACCGACACGGGCTGGCGACTCGACTACCAGATGGCGACACCGGCACTGGCCGAACGAGCCGTGAGCTACGAGGTCGACCGCGCAGCCTCGCACGCCGAGCGATGGTCGGATCACACCCCCGTCGTCGTCGACTACCAGATCTGA